In Candidatus Sodalis pierantonius str. SOPE, one DNA window encodes the following:
- a CDS encoding IS5-like element ISSoEn1 family transposase, protein MAKQKFKITNWPAYNNALRQRGDMTVWLDESAIAAWTESTPPEHRGRPLHYTDMAITTVLMIKRVFNLSLRALQGFVDAIFKLMGLSLRCPDYSLVSRRAKTVDISIKTPTRGEISHLVIDGTGLKIFGEGEWKVRQHGAERRRVWRKLHLAVDSATHEIICADLSLSGTTDAQALPGLINQTHRKIREASADSAYDTRYCHDALLRKKIKPLIPPRSGAQYWPARYHERNHAVTNQHLSGNNDTWKKKVGYHRRSLAETAMFRFKTLLGGHLSLHDYDAQVGEAMAMVKALNRITLLGMPNSVRIM, encoded by the coding sequence ATGGCAAAGCAAAAGTTTAAAATCACCAACTGGCCCGCATACAACAATGCGCTCAGGCAGCGGGGGGACATGACAGTATGGCTTGATGAGTCAGCCATTGCTGCATGGACTGAGAGTACACCACCTGAACATCGTGGCCGGCCGCTTCACTATACCGATATGGCCATTACCACGGTTCTGATGATAAAGCGCGTGTTTAACCTTTCGCTCCGGGCGTTACAGGGTTTCGTTGACGCGATTTTTAAACTGATGGGGCTGTCTCTGCGCTGCCCAGATTACTCTCTGGTCAGCCGGCGAGCAAAAACCGTCGACATCAGCATAAAAACGCCAACCCGCGGCGAAATCTCACACCTGGTCATCGATGGCACCGGCCTGAAAATCTTCGGCGAAGGCGAATGGAAAGTCAGGCAGCATGGGGCTGAGAGGCGCAGAGTATGGCGCAAGCTTCATCTGGCAGTAGATAGCGCGACACATGAAATTATCTGTGCCGATTTATCGCTAAGCGGTACGACAGATGCGCAGGCGCTGCCCGGGCTGATTAACCAAACCCACCGGAAAATCAGGGAAGCGTCGGCTGACAGTGCTTACGATACGCGTTACTGTCATGATGCTCTGCTGAGGAAAAAAATAAAGCCGCTTATCCCACCGCGAAGTGGTGCGCAATATTGGCCAGCTCGATACCATGAGCGTAACCATGCGGTGACAAATCAGCATCTGAGCGGCAATAACGATACCTGGAAAAAGAAAGTAGGTTATCACCGGCGTTCACTGGCTGAAACGGCCATGTTCCGGTTTAAAACACTTCTGGGTGGTCATCTGAGTCTGCATGACTATGACGCGCAGGTAGGTGAGGCTATGGCAATGGTCAAAGCGCTTAACCGGATCACGCTGTTAGGAATGCCAAACAGCGTCCGCATCATGTAA
- a CDS encoding SRPBCC family protein, whose amino-acid sequence MPHITRSALVPYSAEQMFALVNDISAYPEFIPGCTASRVLEQNGSELTAEMNVSKAGISKSFTTRNVITENQSIVMRLVEGPFSSFAGDWRFIPLSEEASKVEFHLDFEFKNKLIELAFGRIFKEMANSMVMVFTRRAKEVYHA is encoded by the coding sequence ATGCCTCATATTACACGCTCCGCGTTGGTTCCTTATAGCGCAGAGCAAATGTTCGCCTTGGTTAATGATATCAGCGCTTATCCCGAATTTATTCCTGGGTGTACCGCCAGCCGGGTGCTTGAGCAGAACGGCAGTGAATTGACCGCTGAAATGAATGTCTCCAAAGCGGGCATCAGTAAATCATTTACCACCCGTAATGTTATCACTGAAAATCAAAGTATTGTGATGCGCTTGGTAGAAGGCCCATTCAGCTCTTTTGCCGGCGATTGGCGTTTCATTCCGCTCAGCGAAGAAGCCAGTAAAGTCGAGTTTCATCTCGATTTTGAATTCAAAAACAAACTTATCGAACTGGCGTTTGGACGCATTTTCAAGGAAATGGCCAACAGCATGGTCATGGTGTTTACCCGCCGGGCAAAAGAGGTTTACCATGCCTGA
- the smpB gene encoding SsrA-binding protein SmpB, translated as MTKKKAHKPGSATIAQNKRARHEYFIEQEFEAGLSLQGWEVKSLRAGKANISDSYVLLRDGEAYLFGATFQPLTVASSHVVCDPMRTRKLLLNKRELDSLFGRVSREGYTVVALSLYWKNAWVKVKIGVAKGKKEFDKRTDIKEREWQLDKARIMKHASR; from the coding sequence ATGACAAAGAAAAAAGCACATAAACCCGGTTCAGCCACTATTGCGCAAAACAAACGCGCCCGACACGAATACTTCATTGAACAGGAGTTTGAGGCGGGACTTTCGCTGCAGGGATGGGAAGTGAAATCGCTCCGCGCCGGCAAGGCGAACATCAGCGATAGCTATGTCCTGCTCAGGGATGGCGAAGCCTATCTTTTCGGCGCCACTTTCCAGCCGCTGACGGTGGCGTCTTCCCATGTGGTCTGTGACCCTATGCGAACTCGTAAGCTGCTGTTGAATAAGCGTGAGCTCGATTCACTGTTCGGCCGCGTAAGTCGTGAAGGTTATACGGTTGTCGCACTCTCGCTTTATTGGAAAAACGCCTGGGTGAAAGTGAAAATCGGCGTCGCCAAGGGTAAGAAAGAGTTCGATAAACGTACTGACATTAAGGAACGCGAATGGCAGCTCGACAAAGCGCGCATCATGAAGCACGCCAGTCGATAA
- a CDS encoding IS256-like element ISSoEn2 family transposase, translating to MDEKQLQALANELAKNLKTPEDLSHFDRLLKKISVEAALNAEMTHHLGYDKNQPKPGTNARNGYSTKTVTTGDGPLALRTPRDRDGSFEPQLVKKNQTRITGMDNQILSLYAKGMTTREIAAAFKELYDADVSPALVSKVTDAVMEQVVEWQNRPLDAVYPIVYLDCIVLKVRQDSRIINKSVFLALGINIEGQKELLGMWLVENEGAKFWLNVLTELKNRGLNDILIACVDGLKGFPDAINAVYPEARLQLCIVHMVRNSLRFVSWKDYKAVTRDLKAIYQAPTEEAGLQALEAFSSAWDIRYPQISRSWQANWANLATFFAYPTDIRKVIYTTNAIESLNSVIRHAIKKRKVFPTDDAVKKVVWLAIQAASQKWTMPLRDWRMAMSRFIIEFSDRLDGHF from the coding sequence ATGGACGAAAAACAGTTGCAGGCTCTGGCTAACGAACTGGCCAAAAATCTCAAAACCCCTGAAGATCTCAGTCATTTCGATCGACTGCTGAAAAAAATCAGCGTCGAAGCAGCTCTCAATGCCGAAATGACCCATCACCTCGGCTACGATAAAAATCAGCCTAAACCGGGGACCAACGCCCGCAACGGCTATTCCACAAAAACCGTTACCACTGGCGATGGCCCGCTGGCGCTGCGTACTCCGCGCGATCGTGACGGTTCCTTTGAACCGCAACTGGTGAAGAAGAACCAGACCCGGATTACCGGGATGGATAACCAGATTTTATCGTTGTACGCCAAAGGGATGACCACCCGCGAGATCGCCGCCGCGTTCAAAGAGCTGTATGACGCCGATGTCTCGCCGGCGCTGGTCTCAAAGGTCACCGATGCGGTCATGGAGCAGGTTGTCGAATGGCAAAACCGGCCTCTGGATGCAGTCTATCCCATTGTTTATCTTGACTGTATCGTTCTAAAAGTCCGGCAGGACAGCCGCATCATCAACAAATCTGTGTTCCTGGCGCTGGGCATCAACATCGAAGGCCAGAAAGAGTTGCTAGGTATGTGGCTGGTCGAAAATGAAGGCGCAAAGTTCTGGCTGAACGTGCTGACAGAGCTGAAAAACCGCGGCCTGAACGATATCCTTATCGCCTGCGTAGACGGGCTGAAAGGTTTCCCTGACGCTATTAACGCGGTGTATCCGGAGGCGCGGCTCCAGCTGTGTATCGTGCATATGGTGCGCAACAGCCTGCGGTTCGTCTCCTGGAAGGACTACAAGGCCGTCACCCGCGACCTGAAAGCTATCTATCAGGCCCCTACGGAAGAAGCCGGCTTGCAGGCGCTGGAAGCGTTCTCCAGTGCCTGGGACATTCGCTACCCGCAAATAAGTCGAAGCTGGCAGGCAAACTGGGCCAATCTGGCCACGTTCTTTGCCTACCCAACGGACATCCGCAAGGTGATCTACACGACCAACGCCATCGAGTCGTTAAACAGCGTGATCCGGCATGCCATCAAAAAGCGCAAGGTGTTCCCGACCGACGACGCAGTGAAAAAGGTGGTGTGGCTGGCGATACAGGCGGCCTCACAGAAATGGACAATGCCTTTGAGGGACTGGCGCATGGCAATGAGCCGCTTTATTATCGAGTTCAGTGACCGCCTGGACGGTCACTTCTGA
- a CDS encoding RnfH family protein produces the protein MPDIRVEVIYALPERQYLRQLVLQEGSTLEQAIRASGLLALRQDIDLDVNKVGIFSRPAKLEDELSDGDRVEIYRPLLIDPKELRRQRADRTRK, from the coding sequence ATGCCTGACATCCGGGTCGAGGTGATTTATGCCTTGCCGGAGCGCCAATACCTGCGGCAGCTGGTGCTCCAGGAGGGGAGTACTCTGGAACAGGCGATTCGTGCCTCCGGTCTGCTGGCGCTACGGCAGGACATCGATCTCGACGTTAATAAAGTCGGTATCTTCAGCCGGCCCGCCAAACTGGAAGACGAACTTAGTGACGGGGACCGGGTGGAAATCTACCGGCCGTTGCTCATCGACCCCAAGGAGCTGCGTCGTCAGCGTGCG
- a CDS encoding IS5-like element ISSoEn1 family transposase: MAKQKFKITNWPAYNNALRQRGDLTVWLDESAIAAWTESTPPEHRGRPLHYTDMAITTVLMIKRVFNLSLRALQGFVDSIFKLMGLSLRCPDYSLVSRRAKTVDISIKTPTRGEISHLVIDGTGLKVFGEGEWKVRQHGAERRRVWRKLHLAVDSATHEIICADLSLSGTTDAQALPGLINQTHRKIREASADSAYDTRYCHDALLRKKIKPLIPPRSGAQYWLARYHERNHAVANQHLSGNNDTWKKKVGYHRRSLAETAMFRFKTLLGGHLSLHDYDAQVGEAMAMVKALNRITLLGMPNSVRIM, translated from the coding sequence ATGGCAAAGCAAAAGTTTAAAATCACCAACTGGCCCGCATACAACAATGCGCTCAGGCAGCGGGGGGACCTGACAGTATGGCTTGATGAGTCAGCCATTGCTGCATGGACTGAGAGTACACCACCTGAACATCGTGGCCGGCCGCTTCACTACACCGATATGGCCATTACCACGGTTCTGATGATAAAGCGCGTGTTTAACCTTTCGCTCCGGGCGTTACAGGGTTTCGTTGACTCGATTTTTAAACTGATGGGGCTGTCGCTGCGCTGCCCAGATTACTCTCTGGTTAGCCGGCGAGCAAAAACCGTCGACATCAGCATAAAAACGCCAACCCGCGGCGAAATCTCACACCTGGTCATCGATGGCACCGGCCTGAAAGTCTTCGGCGAAGGCGAATGGAAAGTCAGGCAGCATGGGGCTGAGAGGCGCAGAGTATGGCGCAAGCTTCATCTGGCAGTAGATAGCGCGACACATGAAATTATCTGTGCCGATTTATCGCTAAGCGGTACGACAGATGCGCAGGCGCTGCCCGGGCTGATTAACCAAACCCACCGGAAAATCAGGGAAGCGTCGGCTGACAGTGCTTACGATACGCGTTACTGTCATGATGCTCTGCTGAGGAAAAAAATAAAGCCGCTTATCCCACCGCGAAGTGGTGCGCAATATTGGCTAGCTCGATACCATGAGCGTAACCATGCGGTGGCAAATCAGCATCTGAGCGGCAATAACGATACCTGGAAAAAGAAAGTAGGTTATCACCGGCGTTCACTGGCTGAAACGGCCATGTTCCGGTTTAAAACACTTCTGGGTGGTCATCTGAGTCTGCATGACTATGACGCGCAGGTAGGTGAGGCAATGGCAATGGTTAAAGCACTTAACCGGATCACACTGTTAGGAATGCCAAACAGCGTCCGCATCATGTAA
- a CDS encoding SDR family oxidoreductase, which translates to MSNILILGAAGKIAQNAIKQFLGQKVGFLTLYLRQSERLHKLASEHVRVIEGDVTDTQHLQEVVQGQDVVYANLAGDDIEEQARSTVSALEAAAVPRLIWISALGIYDEVPGAFGKWNHRMLDDGYLEPYSAAANVIESSSLDYTIVRPAWLTDRDEVDYELTQKGEPFRGTEVSRKSVADLVVKLARDPKRAVRGSVGVNKPGTEDDKPSWY; encoded by the coding sequence ATGAGCAACATTCTCATTCTTGGTGCCGCCGGGAAGATCGCGCAGAACGCCATTAAGCAATTTCTCGGGCAAAAGGTGGGCTTTCTGACGCTGTATTTACGCCAATCGGAACGTCTGCACAAGCTGGCGAGTGAACATGTCAGGGTAATCGAAGGCGATGTCACGGACACGCAGCATCTACAGGAAGTCGTACAAGGCCAGGATGTCGTCTATGCAAATCTGGCGGGTGACGACATTGAGGAGCAGGCGCGATCGACCGTTAGCGCACTTGAAGCGGCTGCTGTCCCACGTCTTATATGGATTTCGGCCCTGGGTATTTACGACGAAGTTCCCGGTGCTTTCGGCAAGTGGAACCATAGGATGTTGGACGATGGTTATCTTGAACCTTACAGCGCCGCTGCCAACGTTATCGAGTCCTCGTCGCTGGACTATACGATTGTGCGGCCAGCCTGGCTCACCGACAGGGACGAAGTGGATTATGAGCTCACTCAGAAGGGTGAACCTTTCAGGGGCACGGAGGTTTCACGCAAAAGCGTCGCCGACCTCGTGGTTAAATTGGCGCGGGATCCTAAACGAGCGGTACGTGGTTCCGTCGGCGTAAATAAACCCGGCACCGAGGATGATAAGCCGTCCTGGTATTAA